In Nostoc sp. CENA543, a single genomic region encodes these proteins:
- the holB gene encoding DNA polymerase III subunit delta', which yields MTNNPFAPLVGQKQAIELLTQAVTQNRVAPAYLFAGPDGVGRSLAARCFVELLFSTAVEARLFSSLQQRLRQGNHPDLLWVQPTYQYQGQRLTAAEAAEKKLKRKAPPVIRLEQIREITEFLSRPSLEAPRNIVVLEEAQTMAEAAANALLKTLEEPGNATIILITPAPEYLLPTLVSRCQRIAFSRLDTESLTQVLTKTGHQEILQYPAILSIAAGSPGSAIAAYEQLQAIPSDLLENLLQVPTSHRQALELAKQIDKELDTETQLWLVDYLQQSYWQQWHQPTIMNQLEQTRKYLLAYTQPRLVWECTLLFLFQTLNPQN from the coding sequence ATGACCAATAACCCGTTTGCACCATTGGTAGGACAAAAGCAAGCTATTGAGTTACTGACTCAAGCTGTTACGCAAAACCGAGTCGCCCCGGCTTATCTATTTGCGGGGCCAGATGGTGTAGGACGGAGTTTAGCAGCGCGTTGCTTTGTAGAGTTGTTATTTTCAACTGCTGTAGAAGCGCGACTTTTCTCATCTTTACAACAGCGTTTGCGTCAAGGTAATCACCCTGATTTACTGTGGGTACAGCCGACTTACCAATATCAAGGGCAACGCCTCACCGCCGCAGAAGCTGCTGAAAAAAAACTCAAACGCAAAGCACCACCTGTAATTAGGCTGGAACAAATTCGAGAAATCACTGAATTTCTCAGTCGTCCTTCCTTGGAAGCACCCAGAAATATAGTAGTCTTGGAGGAAGCCCAAACAATGGCGGAAGCAGCAGCTAATGCGCTACTCAAGACTTTGGAAGAACCAGGAAACGCAACGATAATTTTAATTACTCCTGCACCGGAATATTTGTTACCCACTTTAGTATCACGCTGTCAGCGCATCGCTTTTTCTCGCCTGGATACAGAGTCTTTGACTCAGGTGTTGACAAAGACGGGGCATCAAGAAATATTACAATATCCTGCGATTTTGAGTATAGCAGCAGGTAGTCCAGGGAGTGCGATCGCAGCTTACGAGCAGTTACAAGCCATTCCCTCAGACTTACTCGAAAATTTACTGCAAGTACCCACATCCCACCGCCAAGCTTTAGAACTAGCTAAACAAATTGACAAAGAATTAGATACAGAAACCCAACTGTGGTTAGTTGATTATTTGCAGCAGTCTTACTGGCAACAATGGCATCAACCAACCATCATGAATCAATTAGAACAAACACGTAAATATTTACTCGCTTACACCCAACCCCGTCTAGTCTGGGAATGTACATTATTATTCTTATTCCAAACTCTGAATCCTCAAAATTAA
- a CDS encoding NAD(P)H-hydrate dehydratase encodes MRDIEGRIFAAGMPVAALMEKVAGLIARRVQDIYLHEGQGRQGGQGGSCLCVGILVGPGHNGGDALVVARELHFQGLDVWIYAPFSKFKELTSQHLQYAQSLGIPCYQEIEQLPECDFLVDGLFGFGLEKAITDPIASAINHFNDWDKPIISIDVPSGLHTDTGEVLGTAIRATYTLCLGLWKLGLLQDQALEYVGRVELIDFDIPVADVQAVLGDTHKLKRITTATAVSTLPLPRPLVTHKYKEGHLLLICGSRRYAGGAILTALGARASGVGMLSVAVPESLKPLLVSHLPEALIVGCPETESGAIAQLQLPEKTNLNSFSAIACGPGLTTDATPIVEEVMQCDRPLILDADALNILAGLNPIPTLQKRQAATILTPHTGEFQRLFPHLPDAKQHRIAAVQEAATQSGAVVLLKGARTAISNPQGIVWINPESTPALARGGSGDVLTGLIGGLLAQAITKELPIENIVATAAWWHAQAGILAAKERTELGVDAYTLTNYLIPVIQTA; translated from the coding sequence ATGCGGGACATTGAAGGGCGAATATTTGCCGCCGGAATGCCTGTTGCTGCTTTGATGGAAAAGGTGGCGGGGCTTATTGCTAGGCGTGTTCAGGATATTTATTTACATGAGGGACAGGGAAGACAAGGGGGACAAGGGGGTTCGTGTTTGTGTGTTGGTATCCTTGTTGGCCCTGGACATAATGGCGGAGATGCGTTAGTTGTAGCCCGTGAGTTACATTTTCAAGGGCTAGATGTTTGGATTTATGCACCTTTTTCTAAGTTTAAGGAATTAACTTCACAGCATTTGCAATATGCTCAAAGTTTGGGTATCCCTTGTTATCAAGAGATTGAACAATTACCTGAATGTGATTTTTTAGTTGATGGGTTGTTTGGTTTCGGTTTAGAAAAAGCCATTACCGATCCCATCGCCTCGGCTATTAATCATTTCAATGACTGGGATAAACCTATTATTAGTATTGATGTGCCTTCCGGTTTGCATACTGATACAGGTGAAGTATTGGGGACGGCTATTCGCGCAACTTATACCCTGTGTTTGGGTTTGTGGAAGTTGGGTTTATTACAGGATCAGGCTTTGGAATATGTGGGTAGAGTGGAGTTGATTGATTTTGATATTCCTGTGGCTGACGTGCAAGCGGTGTTAGGCGATACCCACAAACTAAAACGCATCACAACAGCCACGGCAGTTTCTACCCTACCTCTACCTCGTCCCTTAGTCACCCATAAATATAAAGAGGGACATTTACTATTGATTTGCGGTTCGCGGCGTTATGCAGGGGGGGCGATTTTAACGGCTTTGGGTGCTAGGGCTAGTGGTGTGGGGATGTTGTCTGTGGCTGTACCGGAATCTCTCAAGCCGCTTTTGGTTTCCCATTTGCCGGAAGCGTTGATTGTTGGTTGCCCAGAGACGGAAAGTGGGGCGATCGCTCAGTTACAATTACCAGAGAAGACAAATTTAAATTCCTTTAGTGCGATCGCTTGTGGCCCTGGATTAACTACAGATGCTACTCCCATTGTCGAAGAAGTGATGCAATGCGATCGCCCTTTAATATTGGATGCCGACGCTTTGAATATCTTAGCAGGGCTAAATCCCATCCCCACCTTACAAAAACGCCAAGCTGCAACCATCCTCACACCCCACACAGGTGAATTTCAACGCTTGTTTCCCCATTTACCAGATGCTAAACAACATAGAATAGCGGCTGTGCAGGAAGCCGCCACCCAAAGCGGGGCAGTCGTCTTATTAAAAGGTGCCAGAACAGCAATATCCAATCCCCAAGGTATCGTCTGGATTAATCCTGAAAGTACCCCAGCTTTAGCCCGTGGTGGTAGCGGAGATGTCTTAACAGGTTTAATCGGGGGATTATTAGCCCAGGCTATCACTAAAGAATTGCCCATAGAAAATATTGTGGCTACAGCCGCATGGTGGCACGCCCAGGCGGGAATTTTAGCAGCTAAAGAACGCACAGAATTAGGAGTGGATGCCTATACTTTGACAAATTACCTCATACCCGTAATTCAAACTGCTTAG
- a CDS encoding SAM-dependent methyltransferase yields the protein MVMQLEQVVPFGRSLDEYVKMFNLTDADLQKSILSVADGPASFNAEGTRQGYRIKSIDPLYIFTSAQIRDRFNQVVDNVIAQIERTPDDWVWKYHKSPDGLRKNREQVTQLFCADFELGKDEGRYEVGELPKLKYQDGEFDLGLSSHFLFLYSDHFDENFHLESIREMLRVCKEVRIFPLLTLMLQRSPHLQSIVEQLEKQGYRCEIHQVGYELQRGGNEMLRIH from the coding sequence ATGGTAATGCAGTTAGAACAGGTCGTTCCTTTTGGGAGGTCGCTGGATGAATATGTCAAGATGTTTAACTTGACTGATGCTGACTTACAAAAATCAATTTTGAGTGTAGCTGATGGCCCGGCTAGCTTCAATGCCGAAGGTACAAGACAGGGATATCGCATCAAGTCTATTGACCCACTTTATATTTTTACATCGGCGCAAATTCGCGATCGCTTTAATCAAGTCGTTGACAATGTGATTGCACAAATAGAACGAACTCCTGATGATTGGGTGTGGAAGTATCATAAATCACCCGATGGTTTGAGGAAAAATCGCGAACAAGTCACGCAACTTTTTTGTGCAGATTTTGAATTAGGCAAAGATGAGGGTAGATATGAGGTGGGGGAGTTACCCAAATTAAAGTACCAAGATGGTGAATTTGACTTGGGTTTGAGTTCTCATTTTCTATTTTTGTATTCTGACCATTTTGATGAAAACTTTCATTTAGAATCAATTCGGGAAATGCTGCGAGTCTGCAAAGAAGTGAGGATTTTCCCATTATTAACTTTAATGTTACAGCGATCGCCCCACCTGCAATCTATAGTTGAGCAGCTAGAAAAGCAAGGGTACAGATGTGAAATTCACCAAGTTGGCTATGAGTTACAGCGTGGTGGTAACGAAATGCTGAGGATACACTAA
- a CDS encoding deaminase domain-containing protein: MSPNLKKEDLRNNAALIRELYLRKPVGRSNVAIAELYLDNNVAFCAGATSKGGSKSPLRTTPTPKSEGGQFQPSIDSRTNRLMDTDAEYKVLSEIAHILEMFYDLQVKGKLYLYTEFQPCESCNSVLRQFREKFPHIEIEVFWDYPYPP, encoded by the coding sequence ATGAGTCCTAACCTGAAAAAGGAGGATTTACGAAATAATGCGGCTTTAATTAGGGAGTTGTATCTACGAAAACCTGTTGGTAGAAGCAATGTTGCAATTGCTGAATTGTACCTTGATAACAATGTAGCTTTCTGTGCTGGAGCTACTTCCAAAGGGGGTAGCAAGAGTCCGCTCCGCACAACACCTACTCCTAAATCAGAAGGAGGGCAATTTCAGCCATCTATTGACTCTCGCACAAATCGGTTGATGGATACTGATGCCGAGTATAAAGTCTTATCGGAAATTGCTCATATCCTGGAAATGTTTTACGATCTTCAAGTAAAGGGCAAACTCTATCTTTATACTGAGTTTCAACCATGCGAGAGTTGTAACAGCGTGTTAAGGCAGTTTAGGGAAAAGTTTCCACATATAGAAATAGAGGTTTTTTGGGACTACCCATATCCACCATAA
- a CDS encoding NUDIX hydrolase, which produces MPLGRELPQLLKQRLFYKGRKFDFEVNRLRLPNKSEGEWECIRHPGGALAVPVTAEGKLILVRQYRFAIQGRILEFPAGTVEPNEDPLETVTREIQEETGYSAQKWDKLGEFFLAPGYSDEIIYAYLARDLEKLENPPAQEADEDIEIVFFTPEAFEKAILEGEPVDAKTVSSFFLARPFLV; this is translated from the coding sequence ATGCCATTAGGTAGAGAATTACCACAGCTATTAAAGCAACGCCTATTTTACAAGGGACGCAAGTTTGATTTTGAAGTAAATCGCCTGCGTTTACCCAACAAATCCGAAGGCGAATGGGAGTGCATTCGTCACCCCGGCGGTGCTTTAGCTGTGCCTGTGACTGCGGAAGGTAAACTCATCCTTGTACGCCAATATCGCTTTGCCATTCAAGGTAGGATACTAGAATTTCCCGCCGGGACAGTAGAACCCAACGAAGATCCTTTAGAAACAGTAACGCGCGAAATTCAAGAAGAAACTGGTTACAGCGCGCAAAAATGGGATAAATTAGGCGAATTTTTCCTAGCACCAGGCTATTCCGATGAAATTATCTACGCCTACCTAGCCAGAGATTTAGAAAAGCTGGAAAACCCACCAGCACAAGAAGCTGATGAAGATATAGAGATTGTATTTTTCACGCCAGAAGCTTTTGAAAAAGCCATTTTAGAAGGCGAACCAGTGGATGCTAAAACAGTTTCCAGCTTTTTCTTAGCGCGTCCATTTTTAGTTTAA
- the folK gene encoding 2-amino-4-hydroxy-6-hydroxymethyldihydropteridine diphosphokinase yields the protein MLVHKSAIALGSNIGDSLTNLAAAIAELATIAGIELIAQSSWYRTKAVGPPQPDYINGCIILQVTMTPQQLIATLLATEQKFGRVRQERWGPRSLDLDILLYDDLIINAPNLQIPHPRMHERAFVLVPLTEIAPDWLEPVSGLTVAELVKKVDCSDVHLLKGS from the coding sequence GTGTTAGTCCACAAAAGTGCGATCGCACTCGGTAGTAATATAGGTGATTCCCTGACAAATTTAGCAGCAGCCATTGCAGAATTAGCCACAATTGCTGGTATTGAGTTAATAGCTCAATCCAGTTGGTATAGAACTAAAGCAGTAGGGCCGCCACAACCAGATTACATCAATGGTTGTATTATTTTGCAAGTTACCATGACTCCGCAGCAATTAATTGCCACATTACTAGCCACAGAACAAAAATTTGGGCGTGTGCGTCAAGAACGTTGGGGGCCGCGATCGCTGGATTTAGATATACTGCTATACGATGACCTAATTATTAATGCACCGAATCTTCAGATCCCCCACCCCCGAATGCACGAGCGAGCCTTTGTCCTTGTGCCTTTAACAGAAATCGCCCCCGACTGGCTAGAGCCAGTTTCCGGATTAACCGTGGCAGAACTTGTAAAAAAAGTAGACTGTTCTGATGTACATTTGTTAAAGGGCAGTTAA